From Rickettsia endosymbiont of Ceutorhynchus obstrictus, a single genomic window includes:
- a CDS encoding YraN family protein yields MNKNYFGLIAEYICIIIYKLKFYQILHHRKRYYVGEIDIIALRNKEIVFIEVKARSSKIDDRFLSLMQQKRIKRAAELFLSNNSKYSSYNVRFDLIIVRPYKLPIIIKNAW; encoded by the coding sequence ATGAATAAGAATTATTTCGGTCTAATAGCCGAATATATATGTATAATTATCTATAAGTTAAAATTTTATCAAATTCTTCATCACCGCAAACGTTATTATGTCGGAGAAATTGATATTATAGCATTGCGCAATAAAGAAATTGTTTTTATTGAGGTAAAAGCTAGGAGTTCTAAAATTGACGATAGATTTCTATCTTTAATGCAACAAAAAAGAATTAAACGAGCTGCCGAACTATTTTTAAGCAATAACTCTAAATATAGCAGTTATAACGTTAGGTTTGATTTAATAATTGTTAGACCCTACAAATTGCCGATAATTATTAAAAACGCTTGGTAA
- a CDS encoding ankyrin repeat domain-containing protein: MSQSELSKIDSNGDIALTWAAEKGLEKVCELLIPKMSDQVINHINNNGETALSLAIKNNFKNICDLLTLKSNEQNKTNIEKDYEAQPTKILITFENNELNELIDHTNINDATILGIG; the protein is encoded by the coding sequence ATGAGTCAGAGCGAGTTAAGCAAAATCGATAGTAACGGCGATATAGCATTAACTTGGGCTGCCGAGAAAGGCTTAGAAAAAGTTTGTGAGCTACTTATTCCTAAAATGTCTGATCAGGTTATTAATCACATTAATAATAACGGTGAAACTGCTTTAAGTTTAGCTATAAAAAACAATTTTAAAAATATATGTGATTTATTAACTTTAAAATCAAATGAACAAAATAAAACAAATATAGAAAAGGATTATGAAGCACAGCCAACAAAAATACTTATAACTTTTGAGAATAATGAACTTAATGAATTAATAGACCATACAAATATAAATGATGCTACTATACTGGGTATAGGATAG
- the mreC gene encoding rod shape-determining protein MreC, translating to MAIIANRVRTSSNISEFIKSIVILAKRLLILFFLTLSLYLFIAAPKKISNISLEVTGGFLSTGLIIYENIFEYINSISQKLVYFQDLAKKNVELQLEIARLQRMQNNIDSIRAENTALRDLLTVTREEEFEYVTAKLLSVSLNPFSKTALIFAGKNHGIEVDQIVTNAEGLVGRITEVSNNYSKIMLINDVNSRVPITAGSSREKGILAGNGNSSKILYLPDNHLIQKDEKIITSGHGNIYPSGILVGYAGKVTEKEVVVDMAVDLSRTEFVQILLPKK from the coding sequence ATGGCAATAATTGCGAATAGAGTAAGAACTTCGTCAAATATTTCGGAATTTATTAAATCTATAGTAATTCTTGCTAAACGTCTTCTTATTTTATTTTTTCTTACTTTATCATTATATTTGTTTATTGCCGCTCCAAAAAAAATTTCTAATATATCGCTTGAAGTAACGGGAGGTTTTTTATCGACCGGCTTAATAATTTATGAAAATATATTTGAATATATAAATTCGATATCTCAAAAATTAGTTTATTTTCAGGACTTAGCCAAAAAAAATGTCGAATTGCAGCTTGAAATTGCAAGATTACAACGTATGCAAAATAATATAGATTCTATAAGAGCCGAAAATACCGCTTTGCGGGATCTTTTAACTGTAACCAGAGAAGAAGAATTTGAATATGTAACTGCCAAATTATTAAGCGTTTCATTAAATCCTTTTTCTAAAACCGCTTTAATATTTGCCGGAAAAAATCACGGTATAGAGGTTGATCAAATTGTTACCAATGCTGAAGGACTAGTAGGGCGAATAACGGAAGTAAGTAATAATTACTCGAAAATTATGCTAATTAACGACGTTAATTCTAGGGTTCCTATCACTGCCGGCTCATCAAGAGAAAAAGGCATTTTAGCAGGTAACGGCAATAGCAGTAAAATACTCTATTTACCCGACAATCATTTAATTCAAAAAGACGAAAAAATAATAACCTCCGGACACGGTAATATTTATCCTTCCGGAATTTTAGTAGGTTATGCCGGTAAAGTAACGGAAAAAGAAGTTGTCGTTGATATGGCTGTTGATTTATCTAGAACCGAGTTTGTCCAAATATTACTACCGAAAAAATAG
- a CDS encoding rod shape-determining protein gives MFTKFWGRFSSDMAIDLGTANTIVYAKGRGIVLNEPSVIALIKKKGSFEPYAFGHEAKMMLGRTPTDIEAKRPLKDGVIADFKGAEEMIKYFIKTVHNRRSFFGPIIVICVPSGSTPVERRAIQEAAESAGGRDVYLIEEPMAAAIGAGLPVTEATGSMIVDIGGGTTEVAVLSLGGIVYARSVRVGGDKMDEAIISYIRRHYNLLIGEATAEKIKQEIGTAYVDENVEPRMMEIKGRDLIYGIPKEMVLNERQIADSLVEPVNQIIEAVKVALECTPPELSSDIVDKGIVLTGGGALLRNLDYVLSEATKLPVIVADQALSCVALGTGKVLEDFAKLKHVLFKQD, from the coding sequence ATGTTCACAAAATTTTGGGGAAGATTTTCCTCAGATATGGCTATAGACCTAGGCACGGCTAATACCATCGTATACGCAAAGGGTCGGGGCATCGTGCTTAACGAACCGTCCGTAATAGCTTTAATAAAGAAGAAAGGTTCTTTTGAGCCTTACGCCTTCGGTCATGAAGCTAAAATGATGCTAGGACGTACCCCAACCGATATTGAAGCAAAAAGACCGCTGAAAGACGGAGTTATTGCCGATTTTAAAGGTGCTGAAGAAATGATTAAGTACTTTATTAAAACAGTTCATAATCGTCGATCTTTTTTCGGTCCGATAATCGTAATATGCGTTCCTTCAGGTTCCACTCCGGTTGAGCGTAGAGCCATTCAAGAGGCAGCTGAAAGTGCAGGCGGTAGAGATGTATATTTGATTGAAGAACCTATGGCCGCCGCAATCGGGGCAGGATTGCCGGTTACGGAAGCCACCGGCTCAATGATCGTCGATATCGGAGGAGGTACGACGGAAGTAGCCGTTTTATCGCTTGGCGGCATAGTTTACGCAAGATCGGTAAGGGTAGGCGGTGATAAAATGGACGAAGCCATTATTTCCTATATTAGAAGACATTATAATTTATTAATCGGCGAAGCTACCGCAGAAAAAATAAAACAGGAAATCGGCACGGCTTACGTAGACGAAAATGTCGAGCCTAGAATGATGGAAATTAAAGGACGTGACTTAATTTACGGTATACCTAAAGAAATGGTATTGAACGAAAGACAAATTGCCGATAGTTTAGTTGAGCCGGTGAACCAAATTATTGAAGCGGTAAAGGTAGCACTAGAATGTACCCCTCCGGAATTATCTTCCGATATTGTCGATAAAGGAATTGTTTTAACGGGCGGTGGGGCGTTGCTAAGAAATCTTGATTATGTACTAAGTGAAGCCACTAAACTACCGGTGATAGTAGCAGATCAAGCTCTATCATGTGTGGCACTTGGTACCGGAAAAGTACTTGAGGATTTTGCAAAATTAAAGCATGTATTATTTAAGCAGGATTAA
- a CDS encoding LptF/LptG family permease: protein MINLKTLSWYLFRSYCGYFLTILFLLIGILIISNIFDLLQKFKNIYVPFHFFWRFTLYKIPYLLNQIASLISFTAMLFFLKNLTKNNELIAILSSGIHIWRILIIPAFTALILGIGFTAILNPIGALGLQKYELLETKLLKKKATEVTISKSGLLFFESYQGNNQIIQTQSINLPEKKLNNITILFISDNNSFLKRIDAKYAIANKGNLSLKTVKAFTNGTLKTYDNLTIPTNLSIDHLAEKFALPEMVSIWRLPKLIKQLLNSGVPVINYQIYYYKQLFKPIMMVATVILASCFISLRQRDNSQEKILIIGLFIGFIVYSLSEILLKILAYNNLSLIAAILLPSMLVFFISNFIILHYKEI, encoded by the coding sequence ATGATTAATCTTAAAACACTTTCTTGGTATCTTTTTAGATCATATTGCGGGTATTTTCTTACTATTTTATTCCTTTTAATCGGCATATTAATTATCTCAAATATTTTTGATCTTTTACAGAAATTTAAAAATATTTATGTTCCGTTTCACTTTTTTTGGCGATTCACGTTATATAAAATTCCTTACTTATTAAATCAAATAGCTTCCTTGATAAGCTTCACCGCTATGTTGTTTTTTCTTAAAAATTTAACGAAAAACAATGAGTTAATAGCAATTTTATCTAGCGGGATCCATATTTGGCGCATTCTGATCATACCGGCCTTTACGGCATTAATTTTAGGTATAGGGTTTACGGCTATACTAAATCCTATAGGAGCCTTAGGACTACAAAAATATGAACTGTTAGAAACAAAATTATTAAAGAAAAAAGCTACTGAAGTTACGATATCTAAATCAGGCTTATTATTTTTTGAATCTTATCAAGGCAATAATCAAATAATTCAAACTCAATCTATTAATTTGCCGGAGAAAAAGTTAAATAATATTACGATCTTATTTATTAGCGACAATAATTCGTTCCTTAAAAGAATTGATGCGAAATATGCTATAGCAAATAAGGGTAACTTAAGCTTAAAAACCGTAAAAGCTTTTACTAATGGAACCCTTAAGACCTATGATAACTTGACTATTCCGACAAATTTATCAATTGACCATTTAGCTGAAAAATTTGCCTTGCCCGAAATGGTTTCTATTTGGAGATTACCGAAGTTAATTAAACAGTTATTAAATTCCGGCGTACCGGTTATTAATTATCAAATTTACTATTATAAACAATTATTTAAGCCTATAATGATGGTTGCGACGGTTATTTTAGCAAGTTGTTTTATTAGCCTTAGGCAACGCGATAATTCTCAAGAAAAAATACTAATAATCGGTTTATTTATCGGCTTTATAGTATATTCATTATCGGAAATTTTGCTTAAAATACTTGCTTATAATAATCTTTCTCTTATTGCGGCTATTTTATTACCTAGTATGCTAGTATTCTTTATTAGTAATTTTATTATTTTACATTATAAGGAAATTTAG